Proteins encoded within one genomic window of Pirellulales bacterium:
- the murQ gene encoding N-acetylmuramic acid 6-phosphate etherase, with protein MDHLETEARNPASTNLDDLTSLEIVHLMNGEDAKVIPAVASQAEAIARAIEVTAERLRGGGRLIYAGAGTSGRLGVLDATECPPTFNAPAGQVIGIIAGGPAAVTGAVEGAEDHPELAERDLAALDFSARDVLVGIATSGRTPYVLGAIAYARRVGAFTIGLSCNADSELIPEVELAITPVVGPEVLSGSTRLKAGTATKLVLNMLTTGAMVRLGKVFGNLMVDLRATNDKLRARTNRIVRLLTGLDRQEAGALLERCDNELKTALVSFLADIAPGEARRRLYAAGGQVRAALAVDAASRRVGASGETPFPLSPTVVGIDGGGTHTVALLAQLQSREDDKWTVLGRGEAGPSNLQAVGTERAVLAIDEAVSKAFQSAALPRRLVQVAWLGLAGAGRPEDQELIRRWALQKGLAADVEVTPDAPLLLAAGTSDGWGVAVVAGTGSIAFARAPDGRTSRAGGWGYLLGDEGSGYALSLAAFQAVVRMADGRGPDTLLARTLLDRLQVKRPEELIAAIYRGGLNRPALAALAPLVLGAAEAGDAVAGAIVQEGADQLALAAATCARQLELPPPFPLALAGGLLLASASYRERLMKALEALGIHAEPVTLVPEPAEGAVRLAVSHHLQRK; from the coding sequence ATGGATCACCTCGAAACCGAAGCGCGCAACCCGGCTTCGACCAACCTTGACGACCTGACGTCGCTGGAAATCGTCCATCTGATGAACGGGGAGGATGCCAAGGTCATCCCGGCCGTCGCCTCTCAGGCCGAGGCGATTGCTCGGGCAATCGAGGTCACCGCGGAGCGGCTTCGTGGCGGAGGCCGATTGATTTATGCAGGCGCGGGCACCTCCGGCCGATTGGGAGTGCTCGATGCGACGGAATGTCCGCCGACCTTCAACGCGCCCGCGGGCCAGGTGATCGGCATCATCGCCGGCGGGCCAGCCGCCGTGACCGGCGCCGTGGAAGGAGCCGAGGACCACCCCGAACTCGCCGAGCGCGACCTGGCCGCGCTGGACTTCTCGGCCCGAGACGTGCTGGTTGGAATAGCCACCAGCGGCCGCACGCCGTATGTGCTGGGGGCCATCGCTTATGCCCGGCGCGTTGGCGCCTTCACGATCGGCCTCTCGTGCAACGCCGATTCGGAGCTGATCCCCGAGGTCGAACTGGCGATCACGCCGGTGGTCGGTCCGGAAGTTCTCAGCGGCTCGACCCGGCTCAAGGCGGGCACCGCCACCAAGCTCGTGCTGAACATGCTCACGACCGGCGCGATGGTCCGGCTCGGCAAAGTCTTCGGCAATCTGATGGTCGATCTCCGCGCCACCAATGACAAGCTCCGGGCCCGCACTAATCGCATCGTTCGCCTGCTCACCGGCCTGGACCGGCAAGAAGCCGGCGCCCTGCTCGAGCGCTGCGACAACGAACTCAAGACGGCGCTCGTTTCCTTCCTGGCGGACATTGCGCCCGGCGAGGCGCGCCGTCGTCTCTACGCCGCGGGCGGCCAAGTGCGCGCCGCCCTGGCCGTAGACGCGGCATCCCGCCGCGTTGGCGCAAGCGGCGAGACGCCGTTTCCACTTTCTCCAACCGTCGTCGGGATCGATGGCGGCGGCACGCATACTGTCGCTCTTCTAGCGCAATTACAATCACGCGAAGACGACAAATGGACCGTGCTAGGCAGGGGCGAAGCCGGGCCGTCGAATCTTCAGGCCGTCGGAACCGAGCGGGCTGTTCTTGCCATCGACGAGGCGGTCAGTAAAGCCTTCCAGTCCGCGGCACTACCACGGCGCCTCGTGCAAGTTGCCTGGCTGGGACTCGCCGGAGCAGGCCGGCCCGAGGATCAGGAACTGATCCGCCGCTGGGCCTTGCAGAAGGGCTTGGCCGCCGATGTTGAAGTCACCCCTGACGCGCCGCTTCTGCTTGCGGCTGGGACGTCCGATGGCTGGGGCGTCGCCGTCGTTGCCGGCACTGGATCGATCGCCTTCGCTCGCGCGCCGGATGGACGGACCTCGCGCGCCGGCGGCTGGGGCTACCTGCTCGGAGACGAGGGGAGTGGCTACGCCCTGAGCCTGGCAGCGTTTCAGGCAGTCGTCCGAATGGCGGACGGCCGCGGGCCGGACACGCTTCTGGCGCGAACTCTGCTCGACCGGCTCCAGGTTAAGCGGCCAGAGGAGTTGATCGCTGCGATTTATCGCGGCGGGCTGAATCGGCCGGCGCTGGCCGCGCTCGCGCCGCTAGTTCTGGGAGCAGCCGAGGCAGGAGACGCTGTGGCCGGCGCGATCGTCCAAGAGGGCGCCGACCAGTTGGCTTTGGCGGCTGCCACCTGCGCACGTCAATTGGAACTGCCTCCGCCCTTCCCGCTGGCCCTGGCCGGCG